The following DNA comes from Salminus brasiliensis chromosome 21, fSalBra1.hap2, whole genome shotgun sequence.
GCCTTACAGGAACctgaaaataaaatgatttagtCTTTCACTGCACAAATATTGCTTAGTACTGAGCGTTTACTTGCAAATCCTCTCTTAAATCAAAAATAGTAAATTCATAGAAAAAAATTGTACATCTACATTTGTACAGCTATGAGAATATGAAAATGCTGTTCTGAAAGCTGCTAAATTGTATATATCTTAGCCCCTTGTTTGATTTGACAAGTAAATGTTACATGTAATAACAGCTGTGTTTTCAGAAGGGTTTAACACATTTCATTTCTGTAGATTCTCTTACCTGAGGGTTCAGGTGGAGCTGCTGATGAGGTGATCTCGGAGTATGTCTTAGCTTGTGGATCAGACTGGATGAAAAGCAAAAtactacaataaataaataaataataataaaatatatttttactttaGAGATTCTTGGAGAAGTAtcctaaatatttatttaacaaaacttaCATCACTGCAGTTGTTAGTGGGCGCCGTACCTCCTGCAAAGAAACGGATGGATGGATCAGATGTctacatttattataatttcaAAGAAACTCCACTAACACAAATAAGGCTCTTCTGATGAACttcattgtatatatatatatatatatatatatatatatatatatatatatatatatatattacagaatataaacacaatgaataaatatatacatattacatgTGTAGGCTTGGTGAAACAAacaatcattttttaaaaagattttaacGAACAAAATCACTTGTTTTTGTTAGGTATTCTatcatatttatgtttattttgttatatGAAGGATTTGCCAACAACAGTGATGCCAATAAATCTATAGTTAAGTTATATTACATTAGTTTACATCTTATTATTACATTACTGCTTCATTAGTAGCTTGTAAAGACAGCTGTTATGGTGTTTTCAGTTCATCTTGAGTTGTTTAAAAACCTTTACTAAATGTTGGCTCTTATTAGTTGTGTTAGTCATGAACCCTTCCTTGTCACTCCTGAAAATAATATCCACCCCAAAATGAGTGATTTCTTAGTTTTACTTGAAACTCTTCTAAAATTATAATCAGTTACTGTATTTATGGACCTAGCCTATTGTACAGAATCAGTTACCTGATGGCTGGAAAGATGTGGGCATTGACGACATCACCGAATAGGTCCCGGAAGCTCCTGTGCCAGACTTATGAGAAAagattttagagttttttttaaatatttattttattgaacttGTGGCCCAGAACTGTACTGTAAGTTTTATTACTTACTTCCTCAGTACTGAGCATGGCCATCATGCCttatgaaaaacaaataaaatcagcTGAATTCAATGGAAGTACGCATAGTTCTAGTATTTTTATACTTAATTTGGTAGAAAGCCTCCACTTGTCAAACATACCCTGATCTCCCCTTGATTTTGAGTTGATTGTAAATCTGTaagaataaatacataaataaataaataaataaataaatatattctgAAACCCCCAGTGACAAGATTATAGATGTAAACAATGGCATGCATTAATATTATGGCATTTTGATGACTATTATAATATTGATAATTTAACTGAATGTTGCTAACCTTTTCCTCCTCTGTTTTCCTGCAATGAAACACATTTCAGCATTTCTGAGCTCTCAGCTAAGTATTGTGCAATTATTTCCACACAATATGATAAGATCTGTTTTTCTTCACTGTAGAAACTGATGTGCAGTAGCTGTTGAACTTACTTATAAACCTGCAGAGAACGATGATCATCACTCCACCCAAGAATGCACTGGTAGCAGTGACTGCCAGTGCTATGACAAGCTGTTGTCTGACAAATGTTCCTGAATGATAACAGCAACAGTAAGCATAAAAATGGGAATGTTTGAATGCATATATTTTACATCATTACTTCACAAATGTGCATTTTCACAAACAGCTTAGGATAATTGATTCAGCGGGCAGCATTTTGTTATTAGGCTATTACTTGTTTAACTAGCAGGCCTATGCTAAGCTACTTTTTAGGCCTGGAAAATGGATTTGGGGCAGTTTTTATGTAGCCTAGGTGGCTAAAGGTAATGTAGGCTACAATGAAACACATAGGCAATGAAACACATCGTGAGTATGGACCATACCCATGGAGCTGGATAGAGGGGTGAATGAGAAGCAGAAGGGAAGTGGTGGGTGCGATGTTTTTTGACATGAAGTTGGAATTAGTGAGAAAAGTATACATAGGGCTGAGGAGGAAGAGTTAGGGCACGGTCAGTCTACCAACATCAAGTTAtgtaataacttaataatatataatataatgtataatgtataaaataaCATTGCGGCAGGAACTTTACTACATCACCCATGACATTGGTCTTTGCCTGCTATTTACTGAAACAAGGTGCATATGAACCCATTCAGAAATTCATTTTCAGACTTAATTCTCGAGTTAGAAATAATGAACAATAGTAAACAGATTAAAACATGTGGCTTCAGTTTTCATTCAGGCAGCTTAAAACTATTCTCATTAAATTTCACTAGTTCAGCTGACTGGATGATACAcagcatatatatgtgtgtatgacatatttatacaaatacatttgaattcaATTGTAATTGATTGTGATATTAACATGATGTAAGATGACTTGCTTTTTGAAGGATCTACTGAATTCTGGTGAATTCTTGGTTAACATCTGTTtttacagttgtagcagagaaTGAAGGTCATAACAGGTATAAATACTGTCTAATATTGCATGATACCATTATTTGAAAaagataattaattaataattaattaaagccaaacatgaCAGTATGAATTCATCTGTGCTGTACTGTGTACTGTACAGTCCACTAGTTAGTTTGTTATTTACCTGTTGTGGCTTTCTTTTCTGATGTAGAACACACTTCTGTCTCTGTTGAATCTGGGAATTATACATGCATTTGAATAGCTTGTTATGGTCTTAATGGTTTAGCAAAGATGATTTAGTAATTCAGTCTTTAATCTGTGAGCAGCATGATAATGGTTAGTTTTTTACAACTGTAAGAACACAACAGAGCTCATCATTCGAGTGTAAATATCCTGGACCTCTGTTAGTGTGTGACTCTGTTAGTGTGTGACTCTTAGTATGTAGCCTTTTTTATTAAAGCTGGGGCTATACTACACAACATAATATTGAGAGAGCATCTCATACTTAATGTCAGAACCTCACCAGTGAGTGAAGGTGTTGTGGGCTCAGTGCGTAGTGTGGAAATTACAGGTACGGCTGCTGaaaatagattttaaaatgtgtaaaaatatctgtaagatatCAACAAGAGAAACAAGAAATGAATTTTGAAAAGGCTGCGTATGTCCTTCTTAACCCCTTACAGCCCATGGACCACCAGCATGCCAAAAGTGTTATATTACgtctattactaaagaatagccccaccaaaAGTCCCTGTGGTCACTTGGAgtattaaggggttaatcagTCCATGCTGGAGCTGCAGCCATTAAATCATTGCATGTTCTCCATATTCACAAATGTGATATTAACAACTGTTACAGTGACTCACTTTCTGGAGGATTTGTTGGACTCTGCTGGGGAACTCGGGTCCTTAAATCTGTAGGAGAGTAGAGAGGTTGTAACATAGGATTAATATGATATATGATCTTACATCTTACCATTTCTACACTAAATATACCCTGCAATTTCAGACATTTGTACAAGTGCGGCACATTAACTACCTAAACTGCATTGTACCATGTAGAAGTGTTTAGGACAAAACAGACACTGTAAATGCTGTAGTAATTACTGTCTCTCAGAAAAAAGATGAGAGTGAGATCAAGAATGTTTAATCTACCCATTTAGTTTATTCTGAGTAGGGCTGGATGTTTGTGAAGGTTTTACTGTTTGATTAGTGTAATGAAGTCTGAAGCTGTAACTCATGGGCTCTATCAGAGGTTTTGGTAACAGGAGGTGTACTGGATGCTACAGATAGTGCTGTAGTTGTTGGGCCTTTAATGAGCACCATGTgtgtggagaacagtggaggagctgcagaGAGAAATACACATTATTTCAGGAAGAGCATAAGAGGATAGTACTGAACTGTGTTAACTGAAGAAATGATCTAACCTGCAGTAGATTTCTCTACTGTTGTAGAGGACTGTACTGGTGCAGGAAGCAACACTAACAAAAAAGACACAaagttcagtaaataaatacattctgtAATGGTGTGTCACTGCAGACTCTGCAGGTGAAATATATGTAGAAGTTAATGCACAGTTGAGCTTATGCATAACTGACCTAATAAATTGTATTTGTCCCTCATTGGAGAGCAGATAGACGAGTCAGAGTTCAGTAAATAATCACAGCTCACTTCTCAGTCTACCAACATTAAGTTAtgtaataacttaataatatataatataatgtatagcGTATAAAATAACATTGCGGCAGGAACTTTACTACATCACCCGTGACATTGGTCTTTGCCTGCTATTTACTGAAACAAGGTGCATATGAACCCATTCAGAAATTCATTTTCAGACTTAATTCTCAAATTAGAAATAATGAACAATAGTAAACAGATTAAAACATGTGGCTTCAGTTTTCATTCAGGCAGCTTAAAACTATTCTCATTAAATTTCACAAGTTCAGCTGACTGGATGATACACAGCATATGTGTGTATGACAtatttatacaaatacatttgaaatcAATTGTAATTGATTGTGATATTAACATGATGTAAGATGACTTGCTTTTTGAAGGATCTACTGAATTCTGGTGAATTCTTGGTTAACATCTGTTtttacagttgtagcagagaaTGAAGGTCATAACAGGTATAAATACTGTCTAATATTGCATGATACCATTATTTGAAAaagataattaattaataattaattaaagccaaacatgaCAGTATGAATTCATCTGTGCTGTACTGTGTACTGTACAGTCCACTAGTTAGTTTGTTATTTACCTGTTGTGGCTTTCTTTTCTGATGTAGAACACACTTCTGTCTCTGTTGAATCTGGGAATTATACATGCATTTGAATAGCTTGTTATGGTCTTAATGGTTTAGCAAAGATGATTTAGTGATTCAGTCTTTAATCTGTGAGCAGCATGATAATGGTTAGTTTTTTACAACTGTAAGAACACAACAGAGCTCATCATTCGAGTGTAAATATCCTGGACCTCTGTTAGTGTGTGACTCTGTTAGTGTGTGACTCTGTTAGTGTGTGACTCTTAGTATGTagcctttttttattaaagctggGGCTACACTACACAACATAATATTGAGAGAGCATCAAATACTTAATGTCAGAACCTCACCAGTGAGTGAAGGTGTTGTGGGCTCAGTGCGTAGTGTGGAAATTACAGGTACAGCTGCTGaaaatagattttaaaatgtgtaaaaatatctgtaagatatCAACAAGAGAAACAAGAAATGAATTTTGAAAAGGCTGCGTATGTCCTTCTTAACCCCTTACAGCCCATGGACCACCAGCATGCCAAAAGTGTTATATTacgtctattaccaaagaatagccccaccagaaGTCCCTGTGGTCACTTTTAAgtattaaggggttaatcagTCCATGCTGGAGCTGCAGCCATTAAATCATTGCATGTTCTCCATATTCACAAATGTGATATTAACAACTGTTACAGTGACTCACTTTCTGGAGGATTTGTTGGACTTTGCTGGGTAACTCGGGTCCTTAAATCTGTAGGAGAGTAGAGAGGTTGTAACATAGGATTAATATGATATATGATCTTACATCTTACCATTTCTACACTAAATATACCCTGCAATTTCAGACATTTTTACAAGTGCGGCACATTAACTACCTAAACTGCATTGTACCACGTAGAAGTGTTTAGGACAAAACAGACACTGTAAATGCTGTAGTAATTACTGTCTCTCAGAAAAAAGATGAGAGTGAGATCAAGGGTGTTTAATCTACCCATTTAGTTTATTCTGAGTAGGGCTGGATGTTTGTGAAGGTTTTACTGTTTGATTAGTGTAATGAAGTCTGAAGCTGTAACTCATGGGCTCTATCAGAGGTTTTGGTAACAGGAGGTGTACTGGATGCTACAGATAGTGCTGTAGTTGTTGTACCATGTgtgtggagaacagtggaggagctgcagaGAGAAATACACATTATTTCAGGAAGAGCATAAGAGAATAGTACTGAACTGTGTTAACTGAAGGAATCTAACCTGCAGTAGATTTCTCTACTGTTGTAGAGAACTGTACTGGTGCAGGAAGCAACACTAACAAAAaagttcagtaaataaatacattctgtAATGGTGTGTCACTGCAGACTCTGCAGGTGAAATATATGTAGAAGTTAATGCACAGTTGAGCTTATGCATAACTGACCTGATAAATTGTATTTGTCACTCATTGGAGAGCAGATAGACGAGTCAGAGTTCAGTGAATAATCACAGCTCACTTCTTTGCTCCTCACTGACTGCAGACGGTTGAACAGATCATTTCTAGAAGCTGTAAAAATACAGACCAACTTCCCAGAGTTCCTCCTTCGAGATTCTGTCTTTATGAACTGCAGGTGTCCAGTGTAGAGA
Coding sequences within:
- the LOC140542978 gene encoding uncharacterized protein, which gives rise to MVRCKIIYHINPMLQPLYSPTDLRTRVPQQSPTNPPETAVPVISTLRTEPTTPSLTDSTETEVCSTSEKKATTGTFVRQQLVIALAVTATSAFLGGVMIIVLCRFIRKQRRKRFTINSKSRGDQGMMAMLSTEESGTGASGTYSVMSSMPTSFQPSGGTAPTNNCSDSDPQAKTYSEITSSAAPPEPSGSCKAKEIFEKTESGPQAEMYSKITLITDPPEPLGSCEAQENSKKIESDIYHMYCTIPDLHVTSKQNDSFYSLLQMQ